One genomic segment of Impatiens glandulifera chromosome 6, dImpGla2.1, whole genome shotgun sequence includes these proteins:
- the LOC124943727 gene encoding agamous-like MADS-box protein AGL62, with the protein MVSKTSRGRQRIPLYKIEDNGMRSVTFSKRKYGILKKSSELSTLCGSNMALILFSESGRAYSFGNPNTNVIFDRFMGVVPERVFDSTFHELLEAQKAPHVPYMEAQIMEAEKTLAQEQHVGKTLSLEMTEHVKGKWWEQPVKEMDSLQLKRRKDKMEELKMVFEREKELKMATENPLFLLAMTSQNPIYF; encoded by the coding sequence GTCGTCAAAGGATTCCTCTTTACAAGATCGAGGATAATGGTATGCGTTCTGTAACTTTTTCTAAACGTAAATATGgaattttaaagaaatcaagTGAGCTTTCTACTTTATGCGGATCGAACATGGCATTAATCTTGTTTAGTGAAAGCGGAAGAGCATACTCTTTTGGTAATCCTAATACAAATGTGATATTTGATCGATTTATGGGTGTTGTTCCCGAAAGGGTGTTTGATTCAACATTCCATGAACTCCTCGAGGCTCAAAAGGCTCCGCATGTTCCATATATGGAAGCTCAAATAATGGAGGCTGAAAAGACACTCGCTCAAGAGCAACATGTGGGAAAAACATTGTCACTAGAGATGACCGAACATGTTAAGGGAAAGTGGTGGGAGCAACCAGTTAAGGAGATGGACTCATTGCAGTTAAAAAGGAGGAAGGATAAGATGGAGGAACTAAAGATGGTCTTTGAACGAGAGAAGGAGTTGAAGATGGCGACAGAAAATCCTTTGTTTTTGTTGGCCATGACTAGTCAAAacccaatttatttttaa